A DNA window from Arachis hypogaea cultivar Tifrunner chromosome 18, arahy.Tifrunner.gnm2.J5K5, whole genome shotgun sequence contains the following coding sequences:
- the LOC112772876 gene encoding pathogen-related protein, which yields MNMGSKEEVVVGACEKVAKDKYRSFLHDEGESNTLWRHGAPPTYHDVNLLFEQGRTKVWPEGSLEEIVQNAIKSWEMELSHKIRLQDFKTINPEKFKLFVNGREGLNAEETLKVGSYNALLGSSLPKELKAYRSEEETFESSHEAFRSAFPRGFAWEVIQVYSGPPHIAFKFRHWGFFEGPFKGHLPNGNMLHFYGLATLKVDNSLRVEEVEVYYDPGELLGGLISGAHTEEKNNTKISAASQGCPFSTK from the exons ATGAATATGGGAAGCAAAGAAGAAGTAGTAGTAGGTGCTTGTGAGAAAGTTGCAAAGGACAAGTACAGATCCTTCTTGCATGACGAAGGTGAAAGCAATACCCTTTGGAGGCATGGTGCTCCTCCAACCTATCATGATGTTAACCTACTTTTTGAACAAGGAAGAACAAAG GTGTGGCCGGAAGGATCATTAGAGGAAATAGTGCAAAATGCTATAAAATCATGGGAAATGGAGCTTTCACACAAGATCCGCTTGCAGGACTTTAAGACCATCAACCCTGAAAAATTCAAGCTTTTCGTTAATG GGAGAGAGGGATTAAACGCAGAGGAAACATTAAAGGTGGGAAGTTACAATGCTCTGTTGGGAAGTTCTCTGCCAAAGGAATTGAAGGCTTACAGATCAGAAGAAGAGACATTTGAATCATCACATGAAGCATTCAGATCAGCATTTCCACGTGGATTTGCATGGGAAGTGATTCAAGTGTATAGTGGACCACCTCACATTGCTTTCAAATTTAGGCATTGGGGCTTCTTTGAAGGACCTTTCAAGGGACATCTTCCTAATGGCAACATGCTTCACTTCTATGGCTTAGCAACTCTCAAG gtGGACAACTCTTTGAGAGttgaagaggtggaagtttacTATGACCCTGGGGAGTTACTTGGAGGCCTTATTTCAGGGGCGCACACAGAAGagaaaaataacactaaaatttcAGCTGCTTCTCAAGGATGCCCTTTCTCCACCaaataa